The Apis cerana isolate GH-2021 linkage group LG10, AcerK_1.0, whole genome shotgun sequence DNA window AGTTAAAGGatgctttttatataaaacacgtTGTCTCATAAACCAACGACTCAACTTATCCAAAAACCGATTTCCTTTTCTGATAGCCATTATctcatcttcttctttcggTTGTTCACAGATATGCTCTGTAACTGGAATGTgctacataatataaaattattgatttttcattgaaattattaaaatttcattttcattgaattataaaaataaatatttaaattttaaatattataatattgataaaactaTGAATAactaactattataaaattatataaatttcattaagtaGAGTTTCAATTTACCTCCAAAATTGGCGCTTCCGTAAAATGGGGGACAAAAGCCATTAAATCCATCCAGCTGATTTGTTGTTTTGACAGATCAGCTGATCAGTAGATATAAGTTGTCGAAGAGAAATgatttctatgtatatatataattataaattatttattgattaaaactaATCAATGgctgtgtaaaaaaaattatttttttttaaatattatgttcaaaaattatcagaatatatatacatttataaaaataaatagaaaaatattgtttacttGTAATTATGTTTCGATGAATCAAGCGGTATAATGATAGTATCGaagtaagaatattaaaaatgaaatataattaaccagttttgtgataaatattatgtattacataGCAAATCagaactattatatttatagcgtGATTTTAATATGAGCGAAAAGCACGTGACTATCGTAAAACAACTGTAATACATTTGAGCAATGATTTGAttgttatatgaatatttagtgtaaaatcataaattaatatcttcataAGTATACCATTCATTGGAACGAAATACttacgattttttattaacaatttttattatggcGATCATGTCTGACGGCAAAACTCGTATGAGTAATATGTCAGATAtggataattttcaattacctATAGATGTAAGTCTTTATTATCTACATTTAActtgaatcttatttttatttaaattattttttcatttatatttttttctttacataaatacataaactttcacaaaataaatgattataacctaactgaaaatatttatttaaaaaaataattatcaacaattataatttaatttaatttaataaaaatttaaatataagtttttatgataataacaatatattttgtggagaataatttcaaattatcttatatatttattcctttcagataaattatatgtaattttattgattaagtctattttaattttaggtaattatacatatattatcatatttgtcTACATCTGATAGAATGTCAGCAGgattagttaatcaaacatgGCATGAAGCATCTCTTGCCATGAAATTTTTGGATCAAGAAGAATTAGTACTTGGTCGACCACATgcagataatttaaatgaagtaATAGAACTTCTACAACATTCTACAAGACCATTTTATCACTTTGTTTTTCGAGAAGTAgaattaaaaaggaatatgCCTATTTGGGATCAATATGGACCTCATATGAAAAGTCTAGTAttggtaaaattaatttaattattaatattattatattaaaatatatatggaaattatttttaattttataattattattaattttcagttATGTTGTGATTTAAGTGAAAAAACActtgtagaaatttttaaatgctgtaagtctttaaaaatattacgcaTTAATGCTTGTAGAGAATGTCTAATGTCTGGTAGGCTTCTAGAAGATgagaatgatataaaagaactctcagaaacatttaaaaatgtccAAGAACTTAGTCTTGGTTATAATCGTTTTCTAAGTGATGCTCTTTTTAATAGACTAGTTGCTATTTGTCCAAATTTGGAATCTTTAAGCCTCATAGGCTGTCAAATATCTTTCCATTAtggattgtataaaaaattttaccctCAAAATATCAGTTTTTCTGAGgcttcaaaatcaattttaacttttttaaatacattacaaTATCTTAAGCAACAAGCACATAAATTGAAACATCTAAATTTTGGTTATACTTTGATTGATGGAAATGCTTTAGCTACTTTGTCAGCTTTACAAGATCTAAAATTGGAATCTCTGATGTTACAAAGTTGTTATCAATTAACTATAGAAGGCATTAAAGGATTAACACAATATCAaacttatttgaaaattcttgataTCAGTTTCTGCGTACGTATTACAGATGCTAGTTTACTTTGCATTTGTAAAAACTTAACAAAATTGGAAACGCTCAGAATAAAACGATGTCGTGCTGTAACTGATAttggtataaaatatattaaattattaaaaaatttacaagaactCGATATTTCGGAAGATGAATTACTTACCGGTGATTGTATTACTCATGGTCTTTGTTCTGGTTATAATATAGATGACAATAATATAGAACAAAACAttgattctgaaaatattaattttacttcatcagaaaaaaatgatatcataGAAGAAACAACAAGAAAAGAGAATATGCGAGTATTATCAGCAAATGCTTTGCATCTTCATGAAGAATCAGTTGAATGCATAACCAAATCTTTCCCTAATTTAAGACAACTTGAACTTAGCTATTGTTTTAACGGTGTTACTGATAAAACAATACAGGTATGTGAaagtcattttattattattattttatattaatattaaatgcattTCATGAAAaggatattatttgtaaaaaacgaaaaatatgataaaatgatagatttttaatagattttatgcTGATTATTTTCCTGAACTTTCAGGAATTACTAAAACTTAAGAGAGTCGctgtaaatcataaatttttgtacCAGCGATGATGCTCATGCATATAAAAGTAAGTTTATCTTTTATAGATGATATTCAAGGAGCTTGTACATttacaaacattaaaaataagccATTGTGATGAGGTCAGTGACGCTGGCTTAACGGGTATGGGTACTGGTAACCATGAATATGTCGAAAAAATACAAGTTGTACATAAACCAGAATTTACAGAATCTAGACTTAGAATCAGTTTGCGTTCAAAAGCTGAAGAAGAAATAGTACGCGATGCTGATCGAAAACGAGAAATTATGCATCTTTGTGAAAATGTATTTCAACCGTTAAATCCATTTTCTGGCTTCTCTTTAATCAGGCTCAAATGCCTCCAAGAACTTGATCTTTCTGGTTGTAATAGAATTACTGATGTCAGTTTAAAACACGCATTCGCTTTTccagaattaaaaatcttaaatttaagtcAATGCCAACAGGTACgtgttaaataattcaaataatgtataaaaaaaaacataatatataatttattatatatatattattttttactatagaTTACACATATTGGATtggattatttatcgaaaaataatccagccatcgaatatttaaatttaaatcggtGTTATAATATATCGGATATTGGTATATCGTATCTTGCACAAAGATTGCATAGATTGAAACGACTTCTCATCCAggtacttttataattaaaaattaattgttatatttttaatacaagaatataatattgatctttttttacagGGATGTTCGCAACTCACGGATCACACTCTCGattctattaaattgtattgcaAAAGTTTACATTATTTAGATGCACGTTATTGTCGGGGAATGTCAGTGGCAGGTCTTCAGAGTTtatcacatttattatatgtagatTGGCATAAACACACAGATGTTGTATCtacagaaaatgaaatattaccaCCACCAGCTCCGCCTTTACCATCATTACCATCTTTACCATAGAGACggcttcaatattttctttcgcaTTTTAAGGATAGGGTAAGGGAAAAttgaagtattattttaaaagctgACTGTAAATTATGTGAtagatttaattcaatagaaaattttttattcaatgtttgcataaatattaattgatgttTGACATTATGTGTATGTAAGAAATttcacatatattaaaatatttgcatagaaattttaaattctgtacatatggaatatatataatacgaaaaaattttggtatgcatattaatatataatttaatatataaatatttaacaatgattataaaacttttaaaaaaatttgtataggatttaaaaaaaaacaatttaaatatattgcaaaaagagaatatttattaagtattcAACATAAAATGTAAGCTAATTAAATgagtatatttatagaatattaaatgataatacaattttaactaAGTGCAATAAATCAgccaaaatataatttatagaatataacttttcattaatttttaaataaataatattgaaaataacattACTTAAActattactaattaatttagaattttgtaacaaattttattctgttttataatacaatgtaacaattattattatttatagtaattactatatagaaatgataaaaataataattatgtacaaaattttatatgcaagTTAAgaattcatttgtattttttgatatttatttagatattgtcaaaaatcataagaattcttaacttaaaaatttttattaaatcaaaagatttaagaaagtttaaattaaacttaaatttgaatagataataattgtaatttaaaaaatagaaaatatttttaaataaatttttatatataaattaatatttatagtacaaaataataattattgtactaAAATTTAActcataatagataattactatattatattatactatattataaaatttaaatcgaaatatttttgtcaaaatactgccattaaaaaaattataaaataaatataaatataatttaattaatataatatagtttctacactattttattgaatagatattaatatataacaaaataatattttattcaaatataaaaaattatatttttctcagcaaattaatcaagatattgttatttgaataagtgcaatattcaattaattaatttacacaaaaattttgaataattctaaataatatagaatttgttcaaagtttttcgaatattatacgAATGATACGCTGCTTTGCGTAATTTATGTGACATGTTTATATAAGGATAAATTGTTCAATCtaggataataaaattatgtaaacaatgatctaaattttattttaaaacaaataaatttaacattatttttaaaaatttatttatattgaataaagtaacttcgattaaaattgtagtttttaaagaattattcttcTAATTGATTACTGttgatttttgaaacatatatgtttattacataataacatTAGTTGAGGCAGcaaaaaaatgtcaattttcatatatagcaAAAATAAGAGCATAGTATTAAGTATTCACAAGATAAATGtagatgaatgaaaattgcaaattttttttctcaatatttttcttcccatATTTAGACGTTTTAATCTGACCTTTAACACTATCATaactagtattttttttataattagtagCAAAACACACAATTGATAATCAATAAACGAAACATCACTCGTTTGCGATCAGTTCAATTCTACTACTttgtataaaactttttaatatatcacaaaattaGATACAAGCAGTGTAGTATCAACTATACTTTTGtacagtatatattattttgattttattacattcttaCTTGTAATTTGATCCTCTATGGGTAATTAAATAGTTACTTAATACAAACAATTAGTAAAGTAtatgcatttaataataaaattttaaaacgaataattaaaatttgatttaattgttcaaaattgactttttaaattaattaaaaaatttaaaataacccATAGAAGATCAATAACAATttgttttgataaatattctaaataatgagctttttttaactttttatgtattgtaaattaatagacacttaatattatataataaaagtagttaacacatagataaataatataaatgtagattaaatctaataaagaaaatagtacgttgaaatcattttcaatcaaagatataaatagaaaaaaaaaaattcataaaggtATGGTTGACACTTCACTGtatatgaaattatgtaactaaattttttttataaatttttaatttataatataaattcttttttttgtgtgacaaatgaatataaaaaaaaacctacttacaactaaattaaaataataatgttaatttgaCAAAGATTATAATGTACTATCTGTTTATATTATCTTctgatatacataaattaaaattgtcaatttatcttttatagatTCAGCATAAAGATTTCAGTGTTtagtgaattatttataagtttaaattatttactgcACGCAaactaaacaataaatataaattttatcttaaatgataataaaaatagattttttattctataaaatatatatctaaagaaatctcaattaaatattttgaatattccaaatatttcctttatattttcatttttatattatcttttataatacttttattttgttcattttcttattttgttcaaattcatttacaaaattcattaaagatatttttatggtatatttttgatgatattatttttaactagttttcatataatctttaatacacaaaataaaacttaaaaaaagaaaaagaaagaaagtgaagaataagaataaaaaattatgcggaacttcaaaataaagaaaatcttttatatgacAAAAGGATAGTgacaatgttttaatatttaaacactgAAATCTTAATGtactttttactttcattCAAACTTTTAGCATAATGAAagaatagttaaaaaatataatgatattattaaacaaattttatacttttaacacacattagttttttttagatatatatatatatagatttctatatacatatatttgtacGTTTTGATGTACATATTGctcaatatagaattaatttatttatattctaatactGTGCATTACACacactatataaaaaaatgttactttTCGCGTGACgaacatttttaagaaatattctatGTCTCTTTATCAATGCAACAATTCTGTGTGattatatacaaaacaatgaaaatggaagtttataatattttctcaatatatatatatatatgatgcgCGCATTTTcacttctttatttctttttattgtttttgtatatcatatatttttttaataagttcatGAAATACGTTTTTATCCGCatagtttattaatatgaagGTAAATTGTTTCTTTCAATCTCTAGATTTGTATCATTTGGTTCTTTATCTTGTTTACTTTCTTCTTCAAGGAATTTTTATGCACTTTAACTGTTTCTACCATCCCCTCCATATACTAAACTTGTTACAGGATTAATTAGCATCATATATGCTAATTAAAACGAAGATATTACCAATAAGGTAATTACAAATCCAGCAGTCTTTCCTCCaaagctaaaataaaaaaacaattatatatatttgttaataaaaaatatagaagtcTATAGATTTTAGTAAATTTTCGCATAATGAACAAATGTTCTTCAATCTTCTTTAtccaaatttgtatatttttaattaaaaattttaatacttgaaaaaacaaaaagaaatcttgaaattaaatattttaatacatatttccatatataaaattttatataaaatataactaattgaatgattgataaattgaacaatatttaataatatttataatacaataaaaatatcaataatttttcctattcATTCTCTAATTGTAAaagatatagataatttataattatactcttgattaattttagtctgataaaaaatatatatttttttaaataattagataaaatataatgacatGTTCAATTGCTGTAAAATAACTAGCTGAAAATATATGGAACTAATTTTGTTAACTAAtgcaacaatttatttaaaaaaaataataaaaacataatcaatgcgtattttcgttttaaaattcgaaaaacaaatttaaatggaataaattagaattttatttaatttgaatttaaagtaaatattttatttattttatatattcgtacTTTTTGATAATccatagtaatttttaaataattaacttgtagatcaaataaaatgattataaaataatttttagattttgaagtaagaaatttatcagtatataaattacaatatatagatttaggtaatataaaaaataatgaagacatttggatatttattttaaaagtatttgttgtatatatttataaacaaatcaattataatcagttttattcatatatttgctaacacaaagaaatatattataattatattcaatatttatgaatttgcataaaaaacaaaattctttcaattatatattttctaatataaaaaataaaatatatatatagtgttatactttttattacagTAAGTACATATGTGATAactattcatttcaaatatctatttgcaatatttttttctgtaatttaaaaaatcaaaatagtaaaatatttatattttaacataatcacaaaattgttttaatgcaACAATTCATTTATGAATTGTTGTACTATTATCAGAACTtaagtatattttacaaacgtagaaaaagaataaatatttatatacaatgaatcattatctacaaataaatattaattatcattttaaaaaaatgttaacatacaaattttttattataaaaatataaaattcgctTTTGGTATTCTCATTCTTTCCTTGTACATTATACCTTGATCTACAAGAACAAAGGGCACTTCAATGTAATTCTTGTTTAAATTCAACATGTATACATACAATTATTCTTCCTTATTGAAAGAATTTAGTacaaaaaatacgaatttcgtatatatttttttaaattaattatatggatggaatctataataaataattaatattagtataaataataaaatcaaaaattaaaatagaaattacagATGACAAAAATACGCAGAAATCTAAATGgtgtatttaacaattttaaacttGCTTTGTTGCATTTctgcaatttttgttttaaatttcgaaaataaatatcgaaaataatatcgaaaaaaaaattgcacaataaatatatagaattacagtaattctttatatatatacacatagaaagaaaaggaaaaaaatattttcatattttgatgaaatatatagggaacaatttttttgtttcattttcaccattattaatttataatatgtgcCGTGAATAAAATAGAGTATAACATTAAAgcaagaaacaaattttatcatcttttatatgtgtatatagcAGCAAATCCAAAGGATTTTATGCGCTCCAGtagtttttaatcatttattgtcCTCCATAAATCGATGAGATCATTGATTGATCGAGACCGCATTTTCTTCAGGTATAGATACTTTTTGTCTGTATATTATAAACTCGTTGCTTATTTGGtcatcaaaatatattgagAGTGatagagagcgagagagaga harbors:
- the LOC107993104 gene encoding F-box/LRR-repeat protein 2, encoding MAIMSDGKTRMSNMSDMDNFQLPIDVIIHILSYLSTSDRMSAGLVNQTWHEASLAMKFLDQEELVLGRPHADNLNEVIELLQHSTRPFYHFVFREVELKRNMPIWDQYGPHMKSLVLLCCDLSEKTLVEIFKCCKSLKILRINACRECLMSGRLLEDENDIKELSETFKNVQELSLGYNRFLSDALFNRLVAICPNLESLSLIGCQISFHYGLYKKFYPQNISFSEASKSILTFLNTLQYLKQQAHKLKHLNFGYTLIDGNALATLSALQDLKLESLMLQSCYQLTIEGIKGLTQYQTYLKILDISFCVRITDASLLCICKNLTKLETLRIKRCRAVTDIGIKYIKLLKNLQELDISEDELLTGDCITHGLCSGYNIDDNNIEQNIDSENINFTSSEKNDIIEETTRKENMRVLSANALHLHEESVECITKSFPNLRQLELSYCFNGVTDKTIQMIFKELVHLQTLKISHCDEVSDAGLTGMGTGNHEYVEKIQVVHKPEFTESRLRISLRSKAEEEIVRDADRKREIMHLCENVFQPLNPFSGFSLIRLKCLQELDLSGCNRITDVSLKHAFAFPELKILNLSQCQQITHIGLDYLSKNNPAIEYLNLNRCYNISDIGISYLAQRLHRLKRLLIQGCSQLTDHTLDSIKLYCKSLHYLDARYCRGMSVAGLQSLSHLLYVDWHKHTDVVSTENEILPPPAPPLPSLPSLP